One genomic region from Sinorhizobium numidicum encodes:
- a CDS encoding ATP-binding cassette domain-containing protein produces MTKDLASPLLELKEITKSFGRVHSLRGINMDVRPGEVLGLLGDNGAGKSTLIKVFAGVHQPTSGQIIWQGQQTSIDSPRKAMAKGISVVYQDLGIIPLLSIYRNFFLGREEEVSVKLPGLMLLKKRQMREIARKSLSQLGIHIADVDLTVARLSGGERQSIAIARAVHFQSKLLILDEPTAALSLKETAKVLAYIQEAKRQGVSVVFITHNISHAYEVCDRFTVLYHGKVAETTSREDVSEQELANLINTGTRASSKLAV; encoded by the coding sequence ATGACCAAGGATTTAGCTTCTCCACTTCTCGAACTCAAGGAAATCACGAAGTCCTTCGGCCGCGTTCATTCTCTGCGTGGCATCAACATGGACGTGAGGCCAGGTGAGGTCTTGGGACTGCTTGGGGATAACGGCGCAGGCAAGTCGACGCTGATCAAGGTCTTCGCTGGCGTCCATCAGCCGACGAGCGGTCAGATCATCTGGCAGGGTCAGCAGACGTCCATCGACTCTCCGAGAAAGGCCATGGCGAAGGGGATCTCGGTTGTCTATCAGGACTTGGGGATCATCCCGCTCCTGAGCATCTACCGGAACTTCTTCCTTGGCCGCGAAGAGGAAGTGTCGGTGAAATTGCCGGGTTTGATGCTGCTGAAGAAACGGCAGATGCGCGAGATCGCTCGCAAATCGCTTTCGCAGTTGGGAATTCACATCGCCGATGTCGATTTAACGGTTGCCCGCCTTTCCGGCGGCGAACGGCAGTCGATTGCAATCGCAAGGGCGGTGCATTTCCAGTCCAAGCTGCTGATCCTCGATGAGCCGACTGCGGCGTTGAGCCTGAAGGAAACGGCGAAAGTGCTCGCCTATATTCAGGAAGCCAAGCGTCAGGGCGTATCGGTCGTCTTTATCACTCACAACATCTCCCACGCATATGAGGTCTGCGATCGGTTCACCGTGCTCTATCACGGCAAGGTCGCGGAAACGACGTCTCGCGAAGACGTCAGTGAGCAGGAACTGGCAAATCTTATCAACACGGGAACACGAGCGAGCAGCAAGCTTGCCGTCTAG